The following are from one region of the Rosistilla carotiformis genome:
- a CDS encoding IS4 family transposase, which translates to MAEPIANEFETLQLGDKRLDRRCKIIAERLAANPQASINAASQGWNETHAAYEFFDNDSVDEAKILDAHRDATMRRIDQQDSVLLVQDTTELDFTKHPTEDSGVLNEEYRYGLYDHSQIAFSETGLCLGVMDVKLFSHNPETLGQNSDQRKQLPIEEKESFRWLQGYRQACQLAGQLPDKQVISVADRESDLYDIFVEAAQHPSPADFVIRAKQPRCTPERDVATGPSVYKKVADEVASAPVSMRLQVDLTATPKRAARRATLDVRAKRLSIKPPHARKAELPEVELSVVEVREVNGPGDGTDVHWQLLSSLPIDTIDQIQRVIDIYVTRWPIETYFRVYKSGCRIEEIQLETNARQRRALMIYKVVAWRLMYLTMLGRQCPDLNCEAVFHEFEWKPVRDEPLPSDPPSLGELVLMIGQLGGHNNRRGDAPPGAEAMWNGLRRMKDFSLAWQAFGCDNSP; encoded by the coding sequence ATGGCGGAGCCAATTGCCAACGAATTTGAAACACTACAACTGGGTGACAAACGACTCGATCGGCGATGCAAAATAATTGCCGAACGGCTTGCGGCCAATCCTCAAGCCAGCATCAACGCTGCCTCGCAGGGATGGAACGAGACGCACGCTGCCTACGAATTCTTTGACAACGATTCAGTGGACGAGGCCAAGATCCTCGACGCTCACAGAGACGCCACGATGCGGCGAATCGACCAACAAGACTCCGTTCTACTGGTCCAAGACACCACCGAACTGGACTTCACCAAACATCCCACCGAAGACTCCGGGGTGCTTAATGAAGAGTACCGCTACGGTCTCTATGATCACAGCCAGATCGCCTTCAGCGAGACCGGACTTTGCCTGGGCGTGATGGACGTCAAATTGTTCTCGCACAACCCCGAAACGCTCGGCCAAAACAGCGACCAGCGAAAGCAGTTGCCGATCGAGGAGAAAGAGTCCTTCCGTTGGCTGCAGGGCTACCGGCAGGCCTGCCAGCTAGCCGGTCAGTTGCCCGACAAGCAGGTCATCAGCGTCGCCGATCGTGAATCGGATTTGTACGATATATTTGTCGAAGCGGCCCAGCATCCTAGTCCGGCTGACTTCGTTATTCGCGCCAAACAGCCGCGTTGTACGCCCGAGCGGGACGTCGCGACAGGGCCAAGCGTTTACAAAAAGGTTGCCGATGAAGTCGCCAGCGCTCCGGTCTCGATGCGGCTGCAGGTCGACTTGACTGCCACACCCAAGCGGGCCGCTCGCCGAGCGACGCTGGACGTTCGTGCCAAGCGATTGTCCATCAAGCCGCCTCACGCGCGAAAGGCTGAACTGCCCGAGGTGGAACTGTCGGTGGTGGAGGTCCGCGAGGTGAACGGACCAGGTGATGGGACCGACGTTCACTGGCAACTGCTCAGCAGTCTGCCGATCGACACGATCGATCAGATTCAGCGAGTGATCGATATTTATGTCACACGCTGGCCAATCGAAACCTATTTCCGAGTCTACAAATCGGGCTGCCGGATCGAAGAGATTCAGCTAGAAACCAATGCCCGGCAACGTCGCGCGTTGATGATCTACAAGGTCGTCGCCTGGCGGCTGATGTATCTGACGATGTTGGGACGGCAGTGTCCTGATCTCAACTGCGAAGCGGTCTTCCATGAGTTTGAATGGAAGCCGGTCCGTGACGAACCGCTACCGAGCGATCCACCAAGTTTGGGCGAACTGGTTTTAATGATCGGTCAGCTTGGCGGTCACAACAATCGTCGCGGAGACGCACCACCAGGTGCCGAAGCGATGTGGAACGGCTTGCGACGAATGAAAGACTTCTCACTGGCCTGGCAAGCGTTCGGTTGCGATAACTCACCATGA
- a CDS encoding TIGR02678 family protein, whose protein sequence is MSKRERSTAADRLARRQREIEDEERREAIRILLSQPLVPAEGPTSESFRMIRRNADWLRPWFQRWPGWTLIIAADIARLRKHPSPRLDSTRGVVDKSGSDRTQFSRRRYALLCLVLATLEGEQRQTTLQQVARKVETSVRLDGQLRELDFEFETKTLAHRRELVSVMRWLERMHVLVRADGDDKNYVTGESDCLYRVDRSCLATCLCSIRGASTVEANDTVEMIEMLNEAETPEVPEAQNRELQHLLVRRLLDDPVMYFDELTPREYEYFNSQGDRLIRELTRVTGMVAERRGEGVALLDPGGGWTDIGLPETGTRGHATLLVAEWLGNLLRECEDVDCVVSISELEAHVATLAETHEKHWRKDSNTPEGVRRIMRDAVDNLCSLGLLEVSGERLQPRPAIARYRLNEVVLPSPTVEPPVQPSLWEAGE, encoded by the coding sequence GTGTCTAAACGTGAACGATCGACCGCAGCAGATCGGCTTGCTCGGCGACAACGGGAAATTGAAGATGAAGAGCGGCGCGAGGCGATACGCATTCTGTTGAGTCAACCATTGGTACCCGCCGAGGGGCCAACGTCCGAATCGTTCCGGATGATTCGTCGCAACGCCGACTGGCTTAGGCCGTGGTTCCAGCGTTGGCCGGGCTGGACGCTAATTATCGCGGCCGATATTGCTCGATTGAGAAAACACCCTTCCCCAAGGCTCGATTCAACGCGCGGCGTCGTGGACAAAAGCGGTTCGGATCGCACGCAGTTTTCACGACGTCGATATGCACTGCTTTGCTTGGTGCTGGCAACGCTCGAGGGGGAGCAACGTCAAACCACCTTGCAACAGGTCGCTCGCAAGGTCGAAACATCGGTTCGACTTGATGGACAGCTGCGTGAGTTAGATTTTGAATTTGAAACCAAGACATTGGCACATCGACGTGAATTAGTGTCCGTGATGCGATGGCTTGAGCGAATGCACGTTCTGGTGCGCGCCGATGGTGATGACAAGAATTATGTCACTGGCGAAAGTGATTGCTTGTATCGTGTTGACCGTTCGTGCCTAGCGACTTGCCTCTGTTCCATTCGTGGTGCATCGACGGTAGAGGCGAATGACACAGTCGAGATGATCGAGATGCTAAATGAGGCGGAAACACCGGAGGTACCCGAAGCACAGAACCGCGAATTGCAACACTTACTGGTCCGACGACTACTGGACGATCCGGTCATGTACTTTGACGAGTTGACTCCGCGTGAATACGAATACTTCAACAGCCAAGGCGATCGGCTGATTCGAGAGTTAACCCGCGTGACGGGGATGGTTGCCGAGCGACGTGGCGAAGGAGTCGCGTTACTTGATCCGGGCGGCGGTTGGACTGACATCGGATTGCCGGAAACAGGAACGCGAGGCCATGCGACTCTCTTGGTTGCAGAATGGCTGGGAAACTTGTTGCGCGAGTGCGAAGACGTTGATTGCGTCGTTTCAATATCTGAATTGGAAGCTCATGTTGCGACGCTCGCCGAGACTCATGAAAAGCACTGGCGAAAGGATAGCAACACTCCCGAGGGTGTTCGGCGAATCATGCGGGATGCGGTCGACAATCTGTGTTCGCTGGGATTGCTCGAAGTCTCGGGTGAGCGTCTGCAACCACGCCCGGCGATTGCGCGGTATCGACTCAATGAGGTGGTGCTGCCAAGCCCGACGGTGGAACCGCCCGTTCAACCGAGTCTGTGGGAGGCGGGTGAATGA